Proteins from a single region of Leuconostoc gasicomitatum LMG 18811:
- a CDS encoding helix-turn-helix domain-containing protein, with protein sequence MIGKRVGENLKKVRIEKNMTLDNVAEMTDVSKPTLHNIETGKTSPSIDNLWKISSGLGIPINYFFSKAGIDFELVKQSDLHPIATENIGVTIQATFNTSVNDNFEIFKISLSGQAERYSEPHVDNTIEMLIVARGALTIVVNDESHTIQAGELAKFDAQVGHRYINQEADDCEFYCIMLYDNTR encoded by the coding sequence ATGATTGGAAAACGAGTTGGAGAAAACTTGAAAAAGGTACGTATTGAAAAAAATATGACTTTAGATAATGTTGCAGAAATGACCGATGTCAGTAAACCAACACTGCATAATATTGAAACTGGCAAAACTTCACCATCAATTGATAATCTTTGGAAAATTTCGAGTGGTTTAGGTATTCCTATTAATTATTTTTTTTCAAAGGCTGGCATTGATTTTGAACTTGTCAAGCAATCCGATTTACATCCGATTGCTACTGAGAATATAGGTGTCACGATTCAAGCAACATTTAATACCTCTGTAAATGATAATTTCGAAATTTTCAAGATTTCCCTTAGTGGTCAGGCAGAAAGATATTCAGAACCACATGTTGATAACACAATTGAAATGCTAATCGTAGCAAGGGGTGCGTTAACAATTGTTGTTAACGATGAAAGCCATACGATTCAAGCGGGAGAATTGGCTAAATTTGATGCACAAGTGGGCCACCGATATATCAATCAAGAAGCAGACGACTGTGAATTCTATTGTATTATGCTGTATGACAATACACGATAA
- a CDS encoding multidrug resistance efflux transporter family protein encodes MMIAKILKAPNFIGIVSAFFFSLTFVLNELMAKSTGSWIWSAILRYLWMMPLLLLIHFLFSDSFSIKHVIKRIKLNKMQWLIGSHLCFVLFYVPLCFANSIFPGWLTASMWQITIVLGVLISPLVNTTKNSRYRIPRQKIPLSILPWLFLILIGVALTVLNYLMVDGVILNFGIALVMMFVAAISYPMGNRMVMPVSASLNGFERLFGMLVCTYPTWLCLSVGTYIKFGGPSFGQVETTFLVALFSGVIATGLFFHATSLVMTDMKKLANIESTQSMEIIFSILLGIIILGNSLPNFVIVLGIVIIILGIYGGNMNR; translated from the coding sequence ATGATGATTGCTAAAATATTAAAGGCCCCTAATTTTATTGGTATTGTGTCGGCATTTTTCTTTTCGTTGACTTTCGTTCTGAATGAATTGATGGCAAAAAGTACTGGCTCATGGATTTGGTCTGCAATATTGAGATACTTATGGATGATGCCCCTGCTATTACTGATTCATTTTTTATTTAGTGATAGTTTCTCAATAAAACACGTCATTAAACGCATCAAATTAAACAAAATGCAGTGGCTTATAGGTAGCCATCTGTGCTTCGTTTTGTTTTACGTACCACTTTGTTTTGCTAATAGTATATTTCCAGGTTGGCTTACTGCAAGTATGTGGCAAATTACTATCGTGTTGGGGGTTCTTATTTCACCCTTAGTTAACACGACAAAAAACAGCAGGTATAGAATTCCTCGACAAAAAATCCCACTATCAATTTTGCCATGGCTATTTTTAATACTTATTGGTGTCGCTTTAACCGTATTAAACTACTTAATGGTTGACGGTGTGATTCTAAACTTTGGTATTGCGCTAGTTATGATGTTTGTAGCTGCTATCAGTTATCCGATGGGTAATAGGATGGTGATGCCTGTCAGTGCTTCCCTAAATGGGTTCGAGAGATTATTTGGTATGCTAGTTTGTACTTACCCCACATGGTTATGCCTATCCGTAGGGACTTATATTAAGTTCGGCGGACCATCTTTTGGTCAAGTGGAAACAACATTTCTAGTCGCTCTTTTTTCCGGTGTGATAGCAACAGGTCTATTCTTCCATGCAACTTCACTAGTCATGACCGATATGAAAAAACTAGCAAATATTGAGTCAACCCAATCAATGGAAATCATATTTTCAATATTGCTAGGGATTATAATTTTAGGCAATAGTTTGCCAAACTTTGTTATAGTACTTGGTATAGTTATTATTATTCTTGGTATTTATGGCGGTAATATGAATCGGTAG
- a CDS encoding ClC family H(+)/Cl(-) exchange transporter, with protein sequence MLKKRFHFNTSKLAIVLYGAVIGFFTGLVVSLFRLSIEKSLSYFQSLYVSIGHGNFQALIIVIILNVLCLFFVSWLLKREPNISGSGIPQVEGLLMGELTVKWWSTLWRKFVAGILAIGSGLMLGREGPSIQLGASIGQGIAKYRQLSHNKTKSLIASGAAAGLSAAFNAPLAGVMFVLEEVYHSISPFVWVGALTGATVADFVSTVMFGQTPVLAVGHLNIFPVRLYWLLLIFGIALGLFGFLYQKVLLFSLATYARLKIPKYFYGIIPFMLLMPVGIFWPNLLGGGNSLILSLKDTPMNVKVLLVMLMVRFIFSMISYGSGLPGGIFLPILTLGALSGALFANLFVYFNLMPTSYILNFVVIGMAGYFACIGKAPFTAIILIIEMVGSITHILPLALVSLVAYLIVDLLNGAPIYESLLERLLKRSKQGMTSSDMTTIEISVLAGGIMEDQQIRDLKLVPNSLITLVKRSDNLLIPKGDLVLRAGDIIDIRMSQSDSKAFRGQF encoded by the coding sequence ATGTTAAAAAAAAGATTTCATTTTAATACTTCTAAACTTGCCATTGTTTTGTACGGTGCAGTTATAGGTTTTTTTACAGGATTAGTAGTTAGTTTATTTAGATTGTCGATTGAAAAATCCTTATCATATTTTCAGTCTTTATATGTGAGTATTGGTCATGGTAATTTTCAAGCGCTAATCATTGTTATCATATTAAATGTGTTGTGCTTATTTTTCGTATCCTGGTTGTTAAAAAGAGAACCAAATATTTCCGGTTCTGGCATACCGCAAGTCGAAGGTCTGTTAATGGGCGAATTGACTGTTAAGTGGTGGTCTACGCTTTGGCGTAAATTTGTGGCAGGTATTCTGGCTATTGGTAGTGGTTTAATGTTAGGGCGAGAGGGGCCATCTATACAATTAGGCGCTTCAATCGGTCAGGGTATTGCAAAATACCGGCAATTGAGCCACAATAAAACAAAAAGTTTGATTGCAAGTGGCGCAGCCGCAGGCTTATCCGCTGCATTTAATGCACCACTAGCCGGTGTAATGTTTGTATTAGAGGAAGTTTATCACAGTATCTCACCATTTGTTTGGGTAGGCGCTTTGACTGGTGCAACAGTTGCTGATTTTGTTTCAACAGTTATGTTTGGTCAGACACCAGTCTTAGCTGTTGGTCATTTAAATATTTTTCCCGTGAGGTTATATTGGTTACTGTTAATATTTGGTATAGCATTAGGTTTGTTTGGATTTTTATATCAAAAAGTATTGCTGTTTAGTTTGGCAACGTACGCTAGATTAAAAATACCAAAATATTTTTATGGTATCATACCTTTCATGTTATTAATGCCAGTCGGTATTTTTTGGCCAAATCTACTAGGTGGCGGTAACAGTCTGATTTTATCTTTAAAAGACACACCAATGAATGTTAAGGTGCTTTTAGTGATGCTAATGGTACGATTTATTTTTTCTATGATTAGTTATGGGTCTGGGCTACCAGGTGGTATATTTTTACCTATCCTAACGTTAGGCGCATTGAGCGGTGCCTTGTTTGCCAATTTGTTTGTGTATTTTAATCTCATGCCTACGTCTTATATTTTGAATTTTGTTGTTATCGGTATGGCTGGTTATTTTGCTTGTATTGGTAAAGCGCCATTTACAGCAATCATTCTTATTATTGAAATGGTAGGCAGCATAACTCATATCTTGCCCTTAGCATTAGTCAGTTTAGTTGCGTATTTAATTGTTGACTTACTGAATGGTGCCCCAATTTATGAGTCTCTGCTGGAAAGATTACTAAAAAGAAGCAAGCAAGGCATGACATCATCTGACATGACCACCATAGAAATATCAGTTTTAGCAGGTGGGATTATGGAAGATCAACAAATACGAGACTTGAAATTAGTGCCTAATAGCTTAATTACACTGGTTAAAAGATCTGATAACTTATTAATACCGAAAGGTGATTTAGTTTTACGAGCTGGTGATATTATTGACATCAGAATGAGTCAAAGTGACTCAAAAGCTTTCAGGGGTCAATTCTAA
- a CDS encoding TetR/AcrR family transcriptional regulator, which produces MGKNKSFNTNDVLIKIAQLFVSRGYNGTSLDDIVEKTGLLRGSLYGTFGSKLGMFVATLELCLKTGEDDLKWGLLIVAMLEVTARNKKVFDIVETWYLDNQHEEIAKQLGFVLLKNSGIMK; this is translated from the coding sequence ATGGGTAAAAATAAAAGTTTTAACACGAATGATGTTCTCATAAAAATTGCGCAGTTATTCGTGAGTCGAGGGTACAACGGCACCTCTCTAGACGATATTGTTGAGAAAACTGGTCTTCTCAGAGGAAGTCTTTATGGGACTTTCGGAAGTAAACTCGGCATGTTTGTCGCCACATTGGAACTATGTTTAAAAACAGGAGAAGATGATTTGAAATGGGGATTACTGATAGTAGCGATGCTAGAAGTAACGGCACGAAATAAAAAAGTTTTTGACATAGTTGAAACGTGGTATTTAGACAATCAGCATGAAGAAATTGCCAAACAACTGGGGTTTGTGCTGTTAAAAAATAGTGGAATAATGAAATGA